Proteins encoded by one window of Arachis hypogaea cultivar Tifrunner chromosome 1, arahy.Tifrunner.gnm2.J5K5, whole genome shotgun sequence:
- the LOC112795754 gene encoding cytosolic sulfotransferase 12, whose protein sequence is MEEVISGEPSNLPKLLKDEDLRQECKDLMSTLPMEPTYKLYQYQGFWYGSWALQGILSCQKHFEANDKDIILVTTPKSGTTWLKALTFALLNRNKHPHTQKNHPLLVTNPHILVPFLESLFYDEKYIVSNLSQFPSPRLLSIHAPYVSLPKSAKESNCKIVYLCRDPKDISVSMWKFMETLMPEIRGSNLFDEFFELFCRGVNLYGPFWEHVLEYWKESLKRPEKIMFLRAAIMSSSSLHGIVPDSTANFQASLFSAISSS, encoded by the exons ATGGAGGAAGTAATAAGTGGTGAACCCTCCAATCTCCCCAAACTCCTAAAAGATGAAGACTTAAGGCAAGAGTGTAAGGACTTGATGTCAACCTTGCCAATGGAGCCAACATACAAACTCTACCAATACCAAGGTTTTTGGTATGGATCTTGGGCTCTTCAAGGAATCTTATCTTGTCAAAAGCACTTTGAAGCCAATGACAAAGATATCATCCTTGTTACCACTCCCAAATCAGGCACCACTTGGCTTAAGGCTTTGACTTTTGCATTGCTTAATAGGAATAAACATCCACATACACAAAAAAATCATCCTTTGCTTGTTACCAACCCTCATATTCTTGTACCCTTTTTAGAGTCTCTATTCTATGATGAGAAGTATATTGTTTCAAACCTTAGCCAATTTCCCTCTCCAAGGCTACTATCCATTCATGCTCCTTATGTTTCATTGCCGAAATCGGCGAAAGAGTCCAACTGTAAGATAGTGTATCTGTGTAGAGATCCGAAAGATATATCTGTTTCGATGTGGAAATTTATGGAGACGCTTATGCCGGAAATTAGAGGATCCAACTTGTTTGATGAATTTTTTGAGTTGTTTTGTAGAGGAGTGAATCTATATGGACCATTTTGGGAGCATGTGTTGGAGTATTGGAAAGAAAGCTTGAAAAGGCCAGAAAAAATAATGTTTCTAAG GGCTGCTATTATGTCCTCTTCATCACTGCACGGGATCGTCCCTGATTCTACCGCCAACTTCCAAGCCTCTTTGTTCTctgcaatttcttcttcctga
- the LOC112801991 gene encoding cytosolic sulfotransferase 12 — MSSQLGQPSLVPKHLQDDEDLSQECRDMISTLPKEQGWIANHVYQYQGFWYNLRQIQGLLSCQKHFQSHDINNDIIILATIPKSGTTWLKALTFSLLNRNTYPNTHENHPLLTTNPHVLVPFLELNLFGNFDDDKVEINPNNLIESSLFATHLAYVSLPKSLKESSCKIVYLCRDPKDTFISLWHFANLGRKLR, encoded by the coding sequence ATGTCATCACAGCTTGGTCAACCGTCTCTTGTGCCAAAACACTTGCAAGATGATGAAGACTTAAGCCAAGAATGTAGAGACATGATATCAACATTGCCAAAGGAACAAGGTTGGATTGCAAACCATGTCTACCAATACCAAGGATTTTGGTACAACCTTAGGCAGATTCAAGGCCTCCTATCTTGTCAAAAACATTTTCAATCCCATGACATTAATAATGATATCATAATCCTTGCTACCATTCCAAAATCAGGTACTACTTGGCTTAAGGCTTTGACTTTTTCATTACTTAACCGCAACACATATCCAAATACACATGAAAATCACCCTTTGCTCACTACCAACCCTCATGTTCTTGTACCCTTTTTAGAACTCAATCTCTTTGGTAATTTTGATGATGATAAAGTAGAGATTAACCCTAATAACCTTATTGAATCATCATTATTTGCCACTCATCTCGCTTATGTCTCATTGCCGAAATCACTGAAAGAGTCGAGTTGTAAAATAGTGTATCTATGTAGGGATCCGAAAGACACATTTATTTCGCTGTGGCATTTCGCAAACTTAGGCCGGAAACTCAGGTAA
- the LOC112802067 gene encoding cytosolic sulfotransferase 12-like, whose amino-acid sequence MAMAQLSNNVIKCVEEEEKEEDYLLSKEWKGLVSTLPKEQGWLSRNIYKYQGFWYDTKHIQGVLSLQKHFKAKEKDIILVTTPKSGSTWIKALAFALLNRHKYPNAQKNHPLLTNNPHLLVPFLEISLYSKKDFVPNLDSIPSPRLLSTHLPFVSLPESIKNVNCKIVYLCRDPKDVFVSLWHFTNKLGPETRSIDESFKQFCRGVSPFGPFWEHALGYQKESLKRSDKIMILTFEKMKLHPELVLKELAKFIGCPFSKEELSKGMVDDILNLCSFDNLSNLEVNKNGKLPNGAEAKVFFRRGKIGDWKNYLTTQKIQKLDTIIENTLAKHGLTF is encoded by the coding sequence ATGGCAATGGCTCAACTCTCTAATAATGTGATCAAatgtgttgaagaagaagaaaaagaagaagactacTTATTAAGTAAAGAATGGAAGGGATTGGTATCAACCTTGCCAAAAGAGCAAGGATGGCTTTCAAGGAACATATACAAATACCAAGGTTTTTGGTATGACACTAAGCACATTCAAGGAGTCTTATCTCTCCAAAAACACTTTAAAGCCAAAGAAAAAGATATCATCCTTGTTACAACTCCCAAATCAGGATCAACTTGGATCAAAGCTTTAGCATTTGCATTGCTAAACCGCCACAAATATCCAAATGCTCAAAAGAATCATCCTTTGCTTACTAACAACCCTCATCTTCTTGTACCCTTTTTAGAGATTAGTCTCTATTCTAAAAAAGACTTTGTTCCTAACCTTGATTCAATTCCCTCTCCGAGATTATTATCTACTCATCTTCCTTTTGTGTCTTTGCCAGAATCAATTAAGAATGTAAATTGTAAGATAGTGTATCTTTGTAGAGATCCTAAAGATGTATTCGTTTCGCTATGGCATTTTACAAACAAACTTGGGCCAGAAACTAGGTCAATTGATGAATCGTTCAAGCAGTTCTGTAGGGGAGTCAGTCCGTTCGGACCGTTTTGGGAGCATGCATTAGGGTATCAGAAAGAAAGCTTGAAAAGGTCGGAcaagataatgattctaacattTGAGAAAATGAAATTGCATCCTGAATTGGTTTTGAAAGAATTAGCTAAGTTTATAGGATGTCCATTTTCTAAAGAAGAGTTATCTAAGGGCATGGTGGATGATATCTTGAACTTGTGTAGCTTTGATAACCTAAGCAATTTAGAGGTGAATAAGAATGGAAAATTACCAAATGGTGCAGAAGCTAAAGTTTTCTTTCGTCGTGGTAAAATTGGTGATTGGAAAAACTATCTCACTACTCAAAAGATTCAGAAATTGGACACAATTATTGAAAATACTTTGGCTAAACATGGGTTAACGTTTTAG
- the LOC112795764 gene encoding uncharacterized protein isoform X2: MLHSFTASFFRVSLFLMASNSKPQRLHQIAGGNVQASTVKRARTMATESAMKAPFTKYVEYLNDLNEKRERVVKASRDVTMNSKKVIFQVHRMSKYNKEEVLQKAEKDLAAVTNQYMSRLVKELQGTDFWKLRRAYSPGIQEYVEAATFCGFCKNGTLLTLDEINNTLLPLSDPSLQPLQINILDYLLGLADLTGELMRLAIGRISDGELEFAQKICRFARDIYRELTLVVPHMDDSHDMKTKMEIMLQSVMKIENACFSVHVRGSEYIPLLGSDDPGSFLVGVADIEL; the protein is encoded by the exons ATGTTGCATTCATTCACCGCTTCATTCTTCAGGGTTTCTCTCTTCCTCATGGCTTCCAATTCCAAACCTCAACGTCTCCATCAAa TTGCAGGTGGTAACGTTCAAGCTTCAACGGTAAAGAGGGCAAGAACTATGGCTACTGAGTCAGCAATGAAGGCTCCTTTCACCAAATATGTTGAATATCTCAATGACCTT AATGAGAAACGGGAAAGAGTGGTTAAAGCAAGTCGTGACGTAACAATGAACAGCAAAAAAGTCATATTTCAAGTTCACAG GATGAGTAAGTATAATAAAGAGGAAGTACTTCAGAAAGCTGAAAAGGATCTAGCAGCAGTGACAAATCAGTACATGTCTCGATTAGTCAAAGAATTGCAGGGTACCGATTTTTGGAAGCTACGACGAGCATACTCACCTGGG ATACAAGAGTATGTTGAAGCAGCTACTTTCTGCGGTTTCTGTAAAAATGGAACGCTTTTGACGCTTGACGAGATAAACAACACATTGTTACCACTTAGTGATCCATCACTTCAGCCTCTACAAATAAATATCCTTGACTATCTATTAGGG CTTGCAGATTTGACTGGAGAACTGATGCGTCTGGCTATCGGTAGGATATCAGATGGTGAGCTTGAATTCGCTCAGAAGATATGCAGATTTGCACGTGATATATACAGGGAGCTTACGCTTGTAGTGCCACATATGGATGATAGTCATGATATGAAGACAAAGATGGAAATAATGCTCCAAAGTGTCATGAAAATAGAGAATG CTTGCTTTAGTGTTCATGTGAGAGGATCAGAGTATATTCCACTCCTTGGATCCGATGATCCGGGTTCTTTCTTAGTTGGAGTCGCAGATATCGAACTATGA
- the LOC112795764 gene encoding uncharacterized protein isoform X1 yields the protein MYNRCCIHSPLHSSGFLSSSWLPIPNLNVSIKLRFFWGISVVAVAGGNVQASTVKRARTMATESAMKAPFTKYVEYLNDLNEKRERVVKASRDVTMNSKKVIFQVHRMSKYNKEEVLQKAEKDLAAVTNQYMSRLVKELQGTDFWKLRRAYSPGIQEYVEAATFCGFCKNGTLLTLDEINNTLLPLSDPSLQPLQINILDYLLGLADLTGELMRLAIGRISDGELEFAQKICRFARDIYRELTLVVPHMDDSHDMKTKMEIMLQSVMKIENACFSVHVRGSEYIPLLGSDDPGSFLVGVADIEL from the exons ATGTATAACAGATGTTGCATTCATTCACCGCTTCATTCTTCAGGGTTTCTCTCTTCCTCATGGCTTCCAATTCCAAACCTCAACGTCTCCATCAAa TTACGCTTTTTTTGGGGGATTTCGGTTGTGGCAGTTGCAGGTGGTAACGTTCAAGCTTCAACGGTAAAGAGGGCAAGAACTATGGCTACTGAGTCAGCAATGAAGGCTCCTTTCACCAAATATGTTGAATATCTCAATGACCTT AATGAGAAACGGGAAAGAGTGGTTAAAGCAAGTCGTGACGTAACAATGAACAGCAAAAAAGTCATATTTCAAGTTCACAG GATGAGTAAGTATAATAAAGAGGAAGTACTTCAGAAAGCTGAAAAGGATCTAGCAGCAGTGACAAATCAGTACATGTCTCGATTAGTCAAAGAATTGCAGGGTACCGATTTTTGGAAGCTACGACGAGCATACTCACCTGGG ATACAAGAGTATGTTGAAGCAGCTACTTTCTGCGGTTTCTGTAAAAATGGAACGCTTTTGACGCTTGACGAGATAAACAACACATTGTTACCACTTAGTGATCCATCACTTCAGCCTCTACAAATAAATATCCTTGACTATCTATTAGGG CTTGCAGATTTGACTGGAGAACTGATGCGTCTGGCTATCGGTAGGATATCAGATGGTGAGCTTGAATTCGCTCAGAAGATATGCAGATTTGCACGTGATATATACAGGGAGCTTACGCTTGTAGTGCCACATATGGATGATAGTCATGATATGAAGACAAAGATGGAAATAATGCTCCAAAGTGTCATGAAAATAGAGAATG CTTGCTTTAGTGTTCATGTGAGAGGATCAGAGTATATTCCACTCCTTGGATCCGATGATCCGGGTTCTTTCTTAGTTGGAGTCGCAGATATCGAACTATGA
- the LOC112795782 gene encoding pentatricopeptide repeat-containing protein At5g06540-like produces the protein MCSIPPWLRLLQGTINRSTRELKRIHAHAITNGLARFSYVSSRLLAFYFRHHQRNRRDMRCLEAFFIHMPIHTVFDFNVMITAFSRDSQFYNCFLLFKRMLATGVRPNSHTFTMFVKSCRGSLSLLQQAHAQVVKLGSVDYDAFVVSSLIGVYCDHGEVGAARQVFDESSNKNVVCWTGLVTGYCNNGLVEEARLLFDEMPQRNEVSYSAMVSGYVRNGCFNEGIQVFHELKCCGNVINLNGSLLVSVLNACAAVGAFEEGKWIHSYIEENGLEYELELGTALIDFYTKCGWVEEAETVFDSMPSKDVATWSAMILGLAINGKNYMALELFDKMEKVGPKPNAVTFVGVLTSCNHKDLLTKAWWFFEQMSRKYGILPSIEHYGCMVDVLARGGRIKDALALVARMPIEPDGAIWGSLLNGCMMHCHVELAHRVGKYLIELEPQRSGYYILLANMYASTGKWEGVSEMRRLMKKRGVSTISAWSFIEIDQSIHKFVADDKCCTYSEEIYGVLNHLSKGFEDFSRSKDAFYLFEVI, from the coding sequence ATGTGCTCAATTCCACCATGGCTTCGTCTCTTGCAAGGAACCATAAATCGAAGCACGAGAGAGTTAAAGCGAATCCACGCCCACGCCATCACCAATGGCCTTGCAAGATTCTCCTACGTCTCCAGCAGACTCTTGGCCTTCTATTTCCGACACCACCAGCGCAACCGCCGCGATATGCGCTGTTTAGAGGCCTTTTTCATTCACATGCCAATTCACACTGTGTTTGACTTCAATGTCATGATAACAGCTTTTTCAAGAGATTCACAGTTTTACAACTGTTTTCTGCTTTTCAAACGAATGCTAGCCACTGGTGTTAGGCCTAACTCTCACACCTTCACCATGTTCGTCAAGTCTTGCCGTGGATCTTTGTCTCTCCTCCAACAAGCCCATGCCCAAGTGGTGAAGTTGGGGAGTGTGGATTATGACGCTTTTGTAGTGAGTTCTTTGATTGGTGTTTATTGTGATCATGGAGAAGTTGGTGCTGCACGGCAGGTGTTCGATGAAAGTTCCAACAAGAATGTGGTGTGTTGGACTGGTCTTGTTACTGGTTATTGTAATAATGGTTTAGTTGAGGAAGCAAGGCTGTTGTTTGATGAGATGCCGCAAAGGAATGAGGTATCCTACAGCGCCATGGTGTCTGGGTATGTGAGGAATGGTTGTTTCAATGAGGGCATTCAAGTTTTCCATGAGCTCAAGTGTTGTGgaaatgttattaatttgaatggCTCTCTTCTGGTGAGTGTGCTCAATGCATGTGCTGCTGTGGGTGCATTTGAAGAAGGCAAATGGATTCACAGTTACATTGAAGAAAATGGTTTGGAGTATGAACTCGAACTGGGGACTGCATTGATTGATTTCTACACCAAGTGTGGGTGGGTGGAAGAGGCAGAGACAGTGTTTGATAGTATGCCTAGTAAGGATGTTGCCACTTGGAGTGCTATGATCTTGGGTTTGGCTATTAATGGAAAGAATTATATGGCTCTTGAGCTTTTCGATAAGATGGAGAAGGTTGGACCCAAACCCAATGCAGTTACTTTTGTTGGTGTTCTAACTTCCTGCAATCACAAGGACTTGTTGACTAAAGCGTGGTGGTTTTTTGAACAAATGAGTAGAAAATATGGCATCCTACCATCCATTGAACACTATGGATGCATGGTTGATGTTTTGGCGCGAGGCGGGCGAATCAAAGATGCTTTAGCGTTAGTTGCTAGGATGCCAATAGAACCGGATGGAGCCATATGGGGGTCTTTGCTCAACGGATGCATGATGCATTGTCATGTTGAACTGGCACATAGAGTTGGGAAGTATTTGATAGAATTGGAGCCTCAACGTAGTGGATATTACATCCTTCTAGCAAACATGTATGCAAGTACGGGCAAATGGGAAGGCGTCTCCGAGATGAGAAGACTTATGAAAAAAAGGGGAGTGTCAACCATTTCTGCTTGGAGTTTCATAGAAATTGACCAGTCCATCCACAAATTTGTTGCTGATGATAAGTGTTGTACATATTCAGAAGAAATTTACGGAGTTTTAAACCACTTGAGTAAGGGATTCGAGGATTTCTCCAGATCAAAAGATGCATTCTATTTATTTGAAGtaatataa
- the LOC112795792 gene encoding D-aminoacyl-tRNA deacylase, which yields MLLRTIGFCGTTAAAASVPLFITSTYLNRVLPPFSSIPLSNSKPLLFPSPSSSTSSSSSSSSSNSIQVKHHHHSAMVTLLVATTSDPASINPANALLAMPAWQPGPHLQDDMKSFCNEGVRVLLHGKSIVVEDDLDKRWEEKTGEVVDEVIFFSKHTAVSNKPALTVHPIGVPHLREGDVPPQGGKPGWAALPNPRIGPWLRLLKKLAQAHNLVPEFEITLEATHHGPFTNKPTMFLEIGSTEDYWKRQDAAQVMAQLVWEGLGLRGGTDVGNWSRENDKKKVLLGIGGGHYTPRHMDVVLRDDVWVGHLLSGYSIPMEDPNQAKGEANAEIGGTWRQSILAAYEATRVAFPGGEILAHLDHKSFKSWQKNAITAFLTEQNIKIGKPTNFY from the exons ATGCTACTTCGTACGATTGGTTTTTGTGGGACAACAGCTGCAGCCGCCAGTGTTCCACTTTTCATTACTAGCACTTACCTTAACCGTGTGCTACCACCTTTTTCTTCAATACCGCTTTCAAATTCCAAACCATTATTATTCCCTtcaccttcttcttctacttcttcttcttcttcttcatcatcatcaaattCAATTCAAGTGAAGCACCACCACCACTCAGCAATGGTGACTCTTCTTGTTGCTACAACCTCCGACCCTGCTTCCATCAACCCTGCCAATGCCCTCTTGGCCATGCCAGCTTGGCAACCAGGTCCCCATCTGCAG GATGATATGAAGAGTTTCTGTAATGAAGGGGTGAGGGTTTTGCTTCATGGGAAGAGCATAGTGGTGGAGGATGACTTGGACAAGAGGTGGGAAGAGAAGACTGGTGAGGTTGTTGATGAGGTCATCTTCTTCAGCAAGCACACTGCTGTTTCTAACAAACCTGCCCTCACTGTTCATCCCATTG GAGTTCCTCATTTGCGCGAGGGTGATGTTCCACCGCAGGGTGGGAAACCGGGATGGGCTGCACTGCCGAATCCTCGGATAGGTCCTTGGCTTCGACTTTTGAAGAAATTGGCTCAAGCTCATAATCTGGTCCCTGAATTTGAG ATTACTTTGGAGGCCACTCATCACGGGCCATTCACGAATAAGCCAACAATGTTTCTTGAGATTG GCAGTACCGAAGATTATTGGAAAAGACAGGATGCTGCTCAAGTAATGGCTCAG TTAGTATGGGAAGGACTTGGACTCAGAGGAGGGACAGATGTCGGAAACTGGAGCAG GGAGAATGATAAGAAGAAAGTCCTTCTTGGGATAGGTGGTGGACACTACACGCCTCGGCATATGGATGTAGTATT GAGAGACGATGTTTGGGTGGGTCACCTCCTTTCCGGATATTCAATTCCGATGGAAGATCCGAACCAAGCGAAAGGAGAAGCAAATGCGGAGATTGGTGGAACTTGGAGACAGTCTATATTAGCTGCATATGAGGCCACTAGAGTTGCTTTCCCGGGTGGCGAAATTCTCGCACATCTCGACCACAA GAGTTTCAAGAGCTGGCAGAAGAATGCTATAACAGCATTCCTTACTGAACAGAACATAAAAATTGGAAAGCCAACTAATTTTTACTGA
- the LOC112717814 gene encoding uncharacterized protein, protein MVLITIITLLSIIFISYMLPHSSASFPSTTQFQPSFQHQANNAHSNHPRLVRKLIRATEKGHNEDRDFIASQYNKQKGYLSGKVQHRKKNMVAGKKETKEEKYDGEDPSQYFAKDYSHVGGRRPIHNKNLPIGP, encoded by the exons ATGGTGCTCATAACCATCATTACTTTGCTAAGCATAATTTTCATCTCTTATATGCTACCACATTCTTCTGCTTCTTTTCCATCAACTACTCAATTTCAACCTTCATTCCAACATCAAG CCAATAATGCACACAGTAATCACCCAAGGCTGGTAAGAAAGTTAATAAGGGCTACTGAGAAG GGACATAATGAAGATAGAGACTTCATTGCATCACAATACAATAAGCAGAAGGGTTACCTTTCag ggAAAGTACAACATAGGAAGAAAAATATGGTGGCCGGAAAGAAGGagacaaaagaagaaaaatatgatGGAGAAGACCCTTCACAATATTTTGCTAAGGATTATTCCCATGTTGGAGGGAGACGTCCCATACACAATAAGAATTTGCCAATTGGTCCCTAG